The following coding sequences are from one Sesamum indicum cultivar Zhongzhi No. 13 linkage group LG11, S_indicum_v1.0, whole genome shotgun sequence window:
- the LOC105173898 gene encoding RNA-binding KH domain-containing protein PEPPER — MASTRPAIDNGAVAAEPVVPTSTAAEQSVVAEAAETNGEEAEAASTEAPAATETTEADEKEKELAEVKAKWPGWPGYSVFRIVVPVLKVGGIIGRKGDLIKKLVEETRARVRVLDGPITSPDRIVLVSGKEEPGAALSPAMDAIIRIFKRVNGLPENDGDGKTAGAAFCSIRLLVASTQAISLIGKQGSLIKSIQENTGASVRVLSNDDMPVYASSDERIVELQGEGLKVLKALEAVVGHLRKFLVDHSVLPLFEKSYNAPTTQERQVDTWTDKTLLHATPQTSRGADYPVSIKRDSLFLDRESQIESHIASSRHSLYVPDHSLGSRSSTIGRSGGPVVTQMSQTMQIPLAYAEDIIGVQGANIDYIRRTSGAILTVQESRGLPDEITVEIKGTSSQVQAAQQLIQEFTSSGHREPLPGSYGKLESSLRPSYSQLGSSSYSSSSFSGQPYGGYSSSGIGGYSSFRL; from the exons ATGGCCTCCACTCGACCCGCCATAGACAACGGCGCTGTCGCCGCTGAACCCGTCGTTCCCACCTCCACGGCCGCCGAACAATCAGTAGTAGCTGAGGCAGCAGAAACCAATGGCGAGGAAGCTGAAGCTGCGTCGACGGAGGCTCCCGCGGCCACTGAGACAACGGAGGCTgatgaaaaagagaaggaattGGCGGAGGTTAAAGCCAAATGGCCCGGTTGGCCGGGGTACTCGGTGTTTCGGATAGTGGTACCGGTGTTGAAAGTGGGTGGCATAATTGGGCGGAAGGGGGATCTCATTAAGAAGCTCGTTGAGGAGACACGCGCTAGGGTTCGGGTTCTTGACGGCCCCATAACCTCTCCGGATCGCATT GTTTTGGTATCTGGGAAGGAAGAACCAGGGGCAGCCTTGTCTCCAGCAATGGATGCTATAATAAGAATCTTCAAACGTGTTAACGGGCTACCTGAGAATGATGGTGATGGCAAAACTGCTGGTGCTGCATTTTGTTCAATTCGGTTGTTGGTGGCCTCAACTCAGGCCATAAGTTTAATAGGAAAACAAGGATCCTTGATAAAGTCTATTCAGGAAAACACCGGTGCTTCTGTTCGGGTGCTTTCAAATG ATGATATGCCAGTTTATGCCAGTTCTGATGAAAGGATTGTTGAGTTACAAGGGGAAGGCCTGAAGGTTCTTAAAGCTTTGGAAGCTGTGGTGGGTCATCTGAGAAAATTCTTGGTGGATCACAGTGTTCTTCCCTTATTTGAGAAGAGT TATAATGCGCCAACCACTCAGGAAAGACAAGTAGACACTTGGACTGACAAGACGTTGCTGCATGCTACTCCACAGACCTCACGAGGGGCTGATTATCCTGTTTCAATAAAGAGGGATTCACTCTTTCTTGACCGTGAAAGCCAGATAGAATCACATATTGCGTCTTCTAGACATTCACTGTATGTCCCAGATCACAGTCTTGGGAGTCGTTCCTCAACAATAGGACGTTCTGGGGGACCTGTTGTTACTCAG ATGTCACAGACTATGCAAATACCTCTTGCTTATGCAGAGGATATTATTGGGGTTCAAGGagcaaatattgattatattcgaCGTACTAGTGGTGCCATTCTTACTGTGCAAGAGAGTAGAGGCCTACCAGATGAAATCACCGTCGAAATTAAAGGCACCTCTTCTCAAGTTCAAGCCGCCCAGCAACTTATTCAG GAATTCACCAGTAGTGGTCACAGAGAGCCACTTCCAGGCAGTTATGGGAAGCTGGAATCCAGTCTGAGGCCTTCTTACTCTCAGTTAGGCAGCAGTTCTTACTCATCATCGTCGTTCTCAGGACAACCTTATGGTGGCTACAGCTCATCAGGCATTGGAGGATATAGTAGCTTTAGGCTATAA
- the LOC105173900 gene encoding macrophage migration inhibitory factor homolog, producing the protein MPTLNLFTNVPVDAVVASDILKDATKAVAKIIGKPESYVMVLVNGGVPISFGGTEEPAAYGELISIGGLGPSVNAKLSATIAEILQTKMSIESSRFYIKFYDVQRPFFGFNGSTF; encoded by the exons ATGCCCACACTGAATTTGTTCACAAATGTCCCAGTTGATGCCGTGGTTGCTTCTGATATTCTCAAAGATGCTACCAAAGCCGTCGCCAAAATAATCGGCAAACCAGAATCG TATGTAATGGTACTGGTTAATGGAGGGGTGCCAATTTCATTTGGTGGGACTGAAGAGCCAGCGGCTTATGGTGAGTTGATCTCCATTGGGGGTCTTGGTCCAAGTGTCAATGCCAAACTTAGTGCAACCATTGCCGAGATTCTGCAAACCAAGATGTCTATTGAGAGCTCCCGGTTCTACATCAAGTTTTATGATGTTCAG CGCCCATTCTTTGGGTTCAACGGCTCAACTTTTTGA
- the LOC105173899 gene encoding DNA ligase 4 isoform X1, whose protein sequence is MSETKFSVMVSLFNWMQKSKSSSVKRSKFRKFLDTFCRPNNGEDYFSAIRLILPGLDRERGSYGLREHVLATCLIDAIGMSRDSPDSQRLLNWRKGGPRSGAFAGNFSLIAAEVLQQRQGMTSGGLTIKELNELLDRLASSENRSDKTSILSDLIRKTNAQEMKWIIMIILKDLKLGISERSIFHEFHPDAEDLFNVTCDLKLVCEKLRDRSQRHKRQDIEVGRPVRPQLALRVSNAAAAWKKLHGKEVVVECKFDGDRIQIHKNGADINFFSRNFLDHPEYEHGMSDVIRRNILIDRCILDGEMLVWDASANRFAEFGSNQEIAKAAKEGLDSDRQLCYVAFDILYAGDTSVIHRSLKERHQLLQKVVKPVAGRLEILVPNGGLNAHRPAGEPCWSLIVHDIDGVERFFKETIDNRDEGIVLKDLNSKWEPSDRSGKWLKLKPEYIRAGSDLDVLIIGGYYGSGRRGGEVAQFLVGLAERPASNTYPRRFVSFCRVGTGLSDEELNAVVTKLKPYFRKYEYPKKPPPSFYQVTNNSKERPDVWVESPEKSIIVSITSDIRTIRSEVFAAPYSLRFPRIDRVRYDKPWHECLDVQSFVELVHSSNGTTQRVMDNAVMLEDKPKRAKSSRGGKKNVSVVPSHFIQTDVSEVKGETSIFSNMIFYFVNLPSSHSLDSLHKMVVENGGTFSMNLNNSVTHCIASESKGIKFQAAKHQGDVIHSSWLFDCCSQKKLLPLQPKHFLFLSNASKNKLEEEIDEFSDSYYLDLNVTDLKQILCNIGKAEDSKAIEYYKKKFCPREEWIRFHGCCIYFFHLRKNTSWEVPLELAMRRMKIGICNGGGSVAETLSHATHLVIVSSPQTDMDFGTILNSFSKEEKRHLRSTRLQIVESRWLDDCFDKDQKLSEESYSLRAQGFLESLAGDSNEDDLTREEYRSLEIGSKDVSSSYGVRNSNATSDKPRIVSLPNRDGKRKRGRPSGMSTRKGKSVVNRRTRPRAGKNPAKIDENESDNGASSDDKEELEVGGKSDVGSEMLKSKGRSSFNQPKRTARAQIRNKPAKIGGNESDKDPSSEEQSMEQDFEVKRANNGPSDTANLHVPEFQKKEAEKDSTSEKGKEAELGVEERYKPGIRVDETNEVGSGYGGSTCYNDRLEDTVDPVQAMLLDMVPILATKKVESAIPVSDEVKTRHPDPAPEEEKIPLDDETKPVKKRKVSYKDVANELLKDW, encoded by the exons ATGTCTGAGACAAAGTTCAGTGTGATGGTGAGCCTATTCAATTGGATGCAGAAGAGCAAGTCCTCCTCCGTTAAGCGCTCCAAATTCCGCAAGTTTCTCGACACATTCTGCCGCCCCAACAACGGCGAAGACTACTTCTCCGCCATCCGCTTGATCCTGCCTGGCCTGGACCGCGAGCGAGGATCCTACGGACTCCGCGAGCATGTACTGGCCACGTGCCTGATTGACGCCATCGGCATGTCTCGTGACTCCCCCGACTCTCAGCGCCTTCTCAACTGGCGCAAGGGCGGCCCTAGGTCGGGTGCTTTCGCCGGGAATTTCTCTCTCATCGCCGCAGAG GTTCTACAACAGAGGCAGGGCATGACTTCAGGAGGCCTGACTATAAAAGAACTGAATGAATTGCTTGATCGGTTGGCCTCCAGTGAGAATAG GTCGGACAAGACTTCCATTCTTTCTGATCTCATCAGGAAAACAAATGCTCAAGAAATGAAGTggattattatgataattctCAAAG ATCTTAAGTTGGGAATAAGTGAAAGGAGCATATTTCATGAATTTCACCCCGATGCTGAGGACTTGTTCAATGTAACCTGTGATCTAAAACTAGTTTGTGAAAAATTGCGAGATCGTAGTCAGCGGCATAAGCGCCAG GACATTGAAGTCGGCAGACCTGTTCGCCCGCAACTAGCTTTGAGGGTCAGCAATGCAGCTGCTGCATGGAAAAAG CTTCATGGAAAGGAAGTCGTTGTTGAGTGCAAATTTGATGGTGATCGCATCCAAATCCATAAGAATGGAgcagatataaattttttctcgAG GAATTTTCTTGATCATCCAGAGTATGAACATGGCATGTCAGATGTTATAAGAAGGAATATCCTGATTGATAG GTGTATTCTTGATGGTGAAATGTTGGTTTGGGATGCTTCAGCAAATCGATTTGCAGAGTTTGGttcaaatcaagaaatag CCAAGGCCGCAAAGGAGGGGCTTGATAGTGATCGACAG TTGTGCT ATGTTGCATTTGACATTCTTTATGCTGGAGATACAAGTGTTATTCACCGAAGCTTGAAGGAGAGGCATCAACTTCTTCAAAAAGTTGTCAAACCAGTAGCAGGTCGTTTGGAGATTTTGGTTCCTAATGGTGGTCTCAATGCACATCGTCCTGCTG GGGAACCATGTTGGTCGCTAATTGTTCACGATATTGATGGTGTTGAGAGATTTTTCAAAGAAACCATTGACAACAG AGATGAAGGAATTGTTTTGAAAGATCTTAACTCCAAATGGGAACCTAGTGATCGAAGTGGAAAGTGGCTAAAGTTAAAGCCTGAGTACATTCGAGCAGGCTCAGATTTGGATGTTCTAATCATAG GGGGCTACTACGGTTCTGGACGCCGTGGAGGTGAG GTAGCACAATTTCTTGTGGGCCTTGCAGAGCGTCCAGCCTCAAACACATATCCCAGACG ATTTGTTTCGTTTTGCAGAGTGGGTACAGGACTCTCTGATGAGGAGCTTAATGCTGTTGTCACCAAATTGAAGCCTTATTTCAG GAAATACGAATATCCAAAGAAGCCACCTCCAAGCTTCTATCAAGTTACAAATAACTCAAAGGAGAGACCAGATGTTTGGGTTGAAAGCCCAGAAAA ATCAATTATAGTTTCCATCACCAGTGATATTCGAACAATCAGATCCGAG GTATTTGCTGCTCCATATAGTTTGAGATTTCCACGGATTGATCGTGTCAGATACGACAAACCTTGGCATGAATGCCTTGATGTACAGT CATTTGTTGAATTGGTACATTCAAGCAACGGCACAACGCAGAGGGTGATGGATAATGCAGTTATGCTGGAAGATAAACCAAAACGTGCAAAGTCATCTAGAGGAGGGAAGAAGAATGTTTCAGTAGTTCCTTCCCACTTTATTCAGACTGATGTTTCTGAAGTTAAGGGTgaaacatcaatattttcaaacatgaTTTTCT ACTTTGTAAATTTACCATCATCCCATTCTCTTGATTCCTTGCATAAAATGGTGGTTGAGAATGGTGGCACTTTCTCTATGAATCTAAACAATTCAGTTACTCACTGTATTGCCTCTGAGAGTAAAG GGATCAAGTTTCAGGCTGCAAAGCACCAAGGAGATGTTATTCATTCCTCTTGGCTCTTCGACTGTTGCTCGCAGAAGAAGCTTCTTCCTTTACAGCCAAA GCACTTCCTTTTTCTCTCCAATGCGTCAAAGAACAAGctagaagaagaaattgatgAATTCTCTGACTCCTACTATTTGGATCTGAATGTGACAGACCTTAAACAG ATCTTATGCAACATTGGTAAAGCTGAAGATTCGAAAGCAATAGAgtattacaagaaaaaattctgTCCGAGGGAGGAATGGATTCGATTTCATGGTTGTTGCATTTACTTCTTCCATCTAAG aaaaaatacgAGCTGGGAAGTTCCACTGGAACTTGCAATGAGAAGAATGAAGATTGGAATTTGCAATGGTGGTGGAAGTGTTGCAGAGACTCTTTCTCATGCTACTCATTTAGTGATTGTCTCTAGTCCACAGACTGATATGGACTTTGGTACGATATTGAATAG ttTCTCAAAAGAGGAGAAGCGTCACTTGCGGAGTACAAGATTGCAAATTGTCGAGTCCCGGTGGTTGGATGACTGTTTTGACAAGGACCAGAAGTTGTCAGAGGAGAGTTATAGTTTGAGAGCCCAGGGTTTTCTGGAGTCTTTAGCTGGAGACAG TAATGAAGATGATCTTACTAGAGAAGAATATCGGAGCTTGGAAATAGGATCGAAGGATGTATCATCTTCTTATGGTGTGAGAAACAGCAATGCTACATCAGACAAGCCAAGAATTGTCAGCTTGCCTAATAGggatggaaaaagaaaaaggggaagACCCAGTGGGATGAGCAccagaaaaggaaaatcagTTGTCAACCGAAGAACAAGGCCACGAGCTGGAAAGAATCCTGCTAAGATCGATGAAAATGAATCAGATAATGGTGCTTCTTCGGATGACAAGGAAGAACTTGAAGTTGGCGGCAAAAGTGATGTGGGCTCTGAGATGTTAAAAAGTAAAGGAAGATCAAGTTTTAATCAACCCAAGAGAACAGCAAGGGCTCAGATTAGAAACAAGCCAGCGAAGATCGGTGGAAATGAATCAGATAAAGACCCCTCTTCTGAAGAGCAGAGTATGGAACAAGATTTTGAAGTCAAGCGAGCAAATAATGGGCCTTCTGACACTGCAAACTTACATGTTCCcgaatttcaaaagaaagagGCTGAAAAAGACTCCACATCAGAAAAAGGCAAAGAAGCTGAACTGGGGGTTGAGGAACGTTATAAACCTGGAATAAGGGTTGATGAAACAAATGAAGTTGGATCTGGATACGGTGGCAGCACCTGTTACAATGACCGACTAGAAGACACTGTTGATCCAGTTCAAGCTATGTTACTCGACATGGTACCCATTCTTGCTACAAAGAAAGTTGAAAGTGCGATCCCCGTTTCTGATGAAGTTAAAACGCGACATCCTGATCCGGCCCCTGAAGAGGAGAAAATACCTTTAGATGATGAAACGAAACCggtcaagaaaagaaaagtaagcTACAAGGATGTCGCTAATGAACTGCTCAAGGATTGGTGA
- the LOC105173899 gene encoding DNA ligase 4 isoform X2, producing MSETKFSVMVSLFNWMQKSKSSSVKRSKFRKFLDTFCRPNNGEDYFSAIRLILPGLDRERGSYGLREHVLATCLIDAIGMSRDSPDSQRLLNWRKGGPRSGAFAGNFSLIAAEVLQQRQGMTSGGLTIKELNELLDRLASSENRSDKTSILSDLIRKTNAQEMKWIIMIILKDLKLGISERSIFHEFHPDAEDLFNVTCDLKLVCEKLRDRSQRHKRQDIEVGRPVRPQLALRVSNAAAAWKKLHGKEVVVECKFDGDRIQIHKNGADINFFSRNFLDHPEYEHGMSDVIRRNILIDRCILDGEMLVWDASANRFAEFGSNQEIAKAAKEGLDSDRQLCYVAFDILYAGDTSVIHRSLKERHQLLQKVVKPVAGRLEILVPNGGLNAHRPAGEPCWSLIVHDIDGVERFFKETIDNRDEGIVLKDLNSKWEPSDRSGKWLKLKPEYIRAGSDLDVLIIGGYYGSGRRGGEVAQFLVGLAERPASNTYPRRFVSFCRVGTGLSDEELNAVVTKLKPYFRKYEYPKKPPPSFYQVTNNSKERPDVWVESPEKSIIVSITSDIRTIRSEVFAAPYSLRFPRIDRVRYDKPWHECLDVQSFVELVHSSNGTTQRVMDNAVMLEDKPKRAKSSRGGKKNVSVVPSHFIQTDVSEVKGETSIFSNMIFYFVNLPSSHSLDSLHKMVVENGGTFSMNLNNSVTHCIASESKGIKFQAAKHQGDVIHSSWLFDCCSQKKLLPLQPKHFLFLSNASKNKLEEEIDEFSDSYYLDLNVTDLKQILCNIGKAEDSKAIEYYKKKFCPREEWIRFHGCCIYFFHLRKNTSWEVPLELAMRRMKIGICNGGGSVAETLSHATHLVIVSSPQTDMDFGTILNSFSKEEKRHLRSTRLQIVESRWLDDCFDKDQKLSEESYSLRAQGFLESLAGDRVIIASHLLTPVRVLFLKRHSLCVKLLAPNQLLRSISPFTTYKCL from the exons ATGTCTGAGACAAAGTTCAGTGTGATGGTGAGCCTATTCAATTGGATGCAGAAGAGCAAGTCCTCCTCCGTTAAGCGCTCCAAATTCCGCAAGTTTCTCGACACATTCTGCCGCCCCAACAACGGCGAAGACTACTTCTCCGCCATCCGCTTGATCCTGCCTGGCCTGGACCGCGAGCGAGGATCCTACGGACTCCGCGAGCATGTACTGGCCACGTGCCTGATTGACGCCATCGGCATGTCTCGTGACTCCCCCGACTCTCAGCGCCTTCTCAACTGGCGCAAGGGCGGCCCTAGGTCGGGTGCTTTCGCCGGGAATTTCTCTCTCATCGCCGCAGAG GTTCTACAACAGAGGCAGGGCATGACTTCAGGAGGCCTGACTATAAAAGAACTGAATGAATTGCTTGATCGGTTGGCCTCCAGTGAGAATAG GTCGGACAAGACTTCCATTCTTTCTGATCTCATCAGGAAAACAAATGCTCAAGAAATGAAGTggattattatgataattctCAAAG ATCTTAAGTTGGGAATAAGTGAAAGGAGCATATTTCATGAATTTCACCCCGATGCTGAGGACTTGTTCAATGTAACCTGTGATCTAAAACTAGTTTGTGAAAAATTGCGAGATCGTAGTCAGCGGCATAAGCGCCAG GACATTGAAGTCGGCAGACCTGTTCGCCCGCAACTAGCTTTGAGGGTCAGCAATGCAGCTGCTGCATGGAAAAAG CTTCATGGAAAGGAAGTCGTTGTTGAGTGCAAATTTGATGGTGATCGCATCCAAATCCATAAGAATGGAgcagatataaattttttctcgAG GAATTTTCTTGATCATCCAGAGTATGAACATGGCATGTCAGATGTTATAAGAAGGAATATCCTGATTGATAG GTGTATTCTTGATGGTGAAATGTTGGTTTGGGATGCTTCAGCAAATCGATTTGCAGAGTTTGGttcaaatcaagaaatag CCAAGGCCGCAAAGGAGGGGCTTGATAGTGATCGACAG TTGTGCT ATGTTGCATTTGACATTCTTTATGCTGGAGATACAAGTGTTATTCACCGAAGCTTGAAGGAGAGGCATCAACTTCTTCAAAAAGTTGTCAAACCAGTAGCAGGTCGTTTGGAGATTTTGGTTCCTAATGGTGGTCTCAATGCACATCGTCCTGCTG GGGAACCATGTTGGTCGCTAATTGTTCACGATATTGATGGTGTTGAGAGATTTTTCAAAGAAACCATTGACAACAG AGATGAAGGAATTGTTTTGAAAGATCTTAACTCCAAATGGGAACCTAGTGATCGAAGTGGAAAGTGGCTAAAGTTAAAGCCTGAGTACATTCGAGCAGGCTCAGATTTGGATGTTCTAATCATAG GGGGCTACTACGGTTCTGGACGCCGTGGAGGTGAG GTAGCACAATTTCTTGTGGGCCTTGCAGAGCGTCCAGCCTCAAACACATATCCCAGACG ATTTGTTTCGTTTTGCAGAGTGGGTACAGGACTCTCTGATGAGGAGCTTAATGCTGTTGTCACCAAATTGAAGCCTTATTTCAG GAAATACGAATATCCAAAGAAGCCACCTCCAAGCTTCTATCAAGTTACAAATAACTCAAAGGAGAGACCAGATGTTTGGGTTGAAAGCCCAGAAAA ATCAATTATAGTTTCCATCACCAGTGATATTCGAACAATCAGATCCGAG GTATTTGCTGCTCCATATAGTTTGAGATTTCCACGGATTGATCGTGTCAGATACGACAAACCTTGGCATGAATGCCTTGATGTACAGT CATTTGTTGAATTGGTACATTCAAGCAACGGCACAACGCAGAGGGTGATGGATAATGCAGTTATGCTGGAAGATAAACCAAAACGTGCAAAGTCATCTAGAGGAGGGAAGAAGAATGTTTCAGTAGTTCCTTCCCACTTTATTCAGACTGATGTTTCTGAAGTTAAGGGTgaaacatcaatattttcaaacatgaTTTTCT ACTTTGTAAATTTACCATCATCCCATTCTCTTGATTCCTTGCATAAAATGGTGGTTGAGAATGGTGGCACTTTCTCTATGAATCTAAACAATTCAGTTACTCACTGTATTGCCTCTGAGAGTAAAG GGATCAAGTTTCAGGCTGCAAAGCACCAAGGAGATGTTATTCATTCCTCTTGGCTCTTCGACTGTTGCTCGCAGAAGAAGCTTCTTCCTTTACAGCCAAA GCACTTCCTTTTTCTCTCCAATGCGTCAAAGAACAAGctagaagaagaaattgatgAATTCTCTGACTCCTACTATTTGGATCTGAATGTGACAGACCTTAAACAG ATCTTATGCAACATTGGTAAAGCTGAAGATTCGAAAGCAATAGAgtattacaagaaaaaattctgTCCGAGGGAGGAATGGATTCGATTTCATGGTTGTTGCATTTACTTCTTCCATCTAAG aaaaaatacgAGCTGGGAAGTTCCACTGGAACTTGCAATGAGAAGAATGAAGATTGGAATTTGCAATGGTGGTGGAAGTGTTGCAGAGACTCTTTCTCATGCTACTCATTTAGTGATTGTCTCTAGTCCACAGACTGATATGGACTTTGGTACGATATTGAATAG ttTCTCAAAAGAGGAGAAGCGTCACTTGCGGAGTACAAGATTGCAAATTGTCGAGTCCCGGTGGTTGGATGACTGTTTTGACAAGGACCAGAAGTTGTCAGAGGAGAGTTATAGTTTGAGAGCCCAGGGTTTTCTGGAGTCTTTAGCTGGAGACAG GGTAATTATTGCTTCTCACCTTCTAACTCCAGTGAGGGTGTTGTTCCTTAAAAGACATTCTCTTTGTGTGAAATTGCTCGCACCAAATCAACTGCTTCGCTCAATCTCTCCTTTCACAACCTACAAATGTCTTTAA
- the LOC105173901 gene encoding transcription factor bHLH35, whose protein sequence is MEDFDDYKNYWETGMFLQTEELDSYFDEHISAYYDSSSPEGTQSSLASKNIVSERNRRKKLNERLYALRAVVPNITKMDKASIIRDAIEYIQALHDEERRIQAEISELESGRATNFEYEQEITTFCSKPKRTRMENEYDYSAPRLMSSPIEVLELRVSNMGEKTIVVSLTCSKRTDTMVKLCEIFESLKLKVITANITAFSGRLLKTVFLEADEEEKEDLRLKIEAAIAALSDPDSPMSI, encoded by the exons ATGGAAGATTTCGACGATTACAAGAACTATTGGGAAACCGGGATGTTCTTGCAAACGGAAGAACTTGACAG TTATTTCGATGAGCACATATCTGCATATTATGACTCGAGCTCACCCGAAGGAACACAGTCATCACTTGCCTCAAAGAACATAGTCTCGGAGAGGAACAGAAGGAAGAAGCTGAATGAGAGGCTGTATGCACTAAGAGCAGTGGTCCCCAACATTACTAAG ATGGACAAAGCATCAATAATCAGAGATGCAATAGAGTACATCCAAGCACTGCATGATGAAGAGAGGAGAATTCAAGCAGAAATATCAGAGTTGGAGTCAGGGAGAGCAACAAACTTTGAGTATGAACAAGAGATCACTACATTTTGCTCAAAGCCAAAGAGGACAAGAATGGAGAATGAGTATGACTACAGTGCCCCAAGATTAATGTCATCACCCATTGAAGTTCTTGAG TTGAGGGTATCCAACATGGGGGAGAAGACAATAGTGGTTAGCTTGACATGTAGTAAAAGAACAGACACAATGGTGAAGTTATGTGAGATCTTTGAATCTTTGAAGCTCAAAGTCATTACTGCCAATATCACTGCTTTCTCTGGAAGGCTTTTGAAGACTGTTTTCCTTGAG GCTGATGAGGAGGAAAAGGAAGATTTAAGGCTAAAGATAGAGGCTGCCATAGCTGCTCTAAGTGATCCCGACAGCCCTATGAGCATCTAA
- the LOC105173903 gene encoding transcription factor bHLH35 isoform X1 produces MYMILSTLKTQPSSLSPFISHFSSQPKLTMEDFDDYNNYWETGMFLQTEELDSYFDEHISAYYDSGSNGCSYFDEHISAYYDSSSPDGAQSSLASKNIIAEKNRRKKLNERLYALRAVVPNISKMDKISIVRDAIDYIQALHDEERRIQAEISELESERATNFEYEQEATTFYSKPKRTRMENYYDYSAPRLMSSPIEVLELRVSNMGEKTIVVSLTCSKRTDTMVKLCEIFESLKLKVITANITAFSERLLKTVFLEADEEEKEDVRLKIEAAIAALNDPDSPMSI; encoded by the exons atgtaCATGATTCTCTCTACTCTCAAAACACAACCATCATCCCTCTCCCCTTTCATTTCTCATTTCTCTTCTCAACCCAAATTAACTATGGAAGATTTCGACGATTACAACAACTATTGGGAAACCGGGATGTTCTTGCAAACCGAAGAACTTGACAG TTATTTCGACGAGCACATATCTGCATATTATGACTCGGGTTCTAACGGTTGCAGTTATTTCGACGAGCACATATCTGCATATTACGACTCGAGCTCACCCGATGGAGCACAGTCATCACTTGCCTCAAAGAACATAATCGCGGAGAAGAACAGGAGGAAGAAGCTGAATGAGAGGCTGTATGCACTAAGAGCAGTGGTTCCAAACATTTCTAAG ATGGACAAAATATCAATAGTCAGAGATGCAATAGACTACATCCAAGCACTGCATGATGAAGAGAGGAGAATTCAAGCAGAAATATCAGAGTTGGAGTCGGAGAGGGCAACAAACTTTGAGTATGAACAAGAGGCCACTACATTTTACTCAAAGCCAAAGAGGACAAGAATGGAGAATTACTATGACTATAGTGCCCCAAGATTAATGTCATCACCCATTGAAGTTCTTGAG TTGAGGGTATCCAACATGGGGGAGAAGACAATAGTGGTTAGCTTGACATGTAGTAAAAGAACAGACACAATGGTGAAATTATGTGAGATCTTTGAATCTTTGAAGCTCAAAGTCATTACTGCCAATATCACTGCTTTCTCTGAAAGGCTTTTGAAGACTGTTTTCCTTGAG GCTGATGAGGAGGAGAAGGAAGATGTAAGGCTAAAGATAGAGGCTGCCATAGCTGCTCTAAATGATCCAGACAGCCCTATGAGCATCTAA
- the LOC105173903 gene encoding transcription factor bHLH35 isoform X2, translated as MYMILSTLKTQPSSLSPFISHFSSQPKLTMEDFDDYNNYWETGMFLQTEELDSYFDEHISAYYDSSSPDGAQSSLASKNIIAEKNRRKKLNERLYALRAVVPNISKMDKISIVRDAIDYIQALHDEERRIQAEISELESERATNFEYEQEATTFYSKPKRTRMENYYDYSAPRLMSSPIEVLELRVSNMGEKTIVVSLTCSKRTDTMVKLCEIFESLKLKVITANITAFSERLLKTVFLEADEEEKEDVRLKIEAAIAALNDPDSPMSI; from the exons atgtaCATGATTCTCTCTACTCTCAAAACACAACCATCATCCCTCTCCCCTTTCATTTCTCATTTCTCTTCTCAACCCAAATTAACTATGGAAGATTTCGACGATTACAACAACTATTGGGAAACCGGGATGTTCTTGCAAACCGAAGAACTTGACAG TTATTTCGACGAGCACATATCTGCATATTACGACTCGAGCTCACCCGATGGAGCACAGTCATCACTTGCCTCAAAGAACATAATCGCGGAGAAGAACAGGAGGAAGAAGCTGAATGAGAGGCTGTATGCACTAAGAGCAGTGGTTCCAAACATTTCTAAG ATGGACAAAATATCAATAGTCAGAGATGCAATAGACTACATCCAAGCACTGCATGATGAAGAGAGGAGAATTCAAGCAGAAATATCAGAGTTGGAGTCGGAGAGGGCAACAAACTTTGAGTATGAACAAGAGGCCACTACATTTTACTCAAAGCCAAAGAGGACAAGAATGGAGAATTACTATGACTATAGTGCCCCAAGATTAATGTCATCACCCATTGAAGTTCTTGAG TTGAGGGTATCCAACATGGGGGAGAAGACAATAGTGGTTAGCTTGACATGTAGTAAAAGAACAGACACAATGGTGAAATTATGTGAGATCTTTGAATCTTTGAAGCTCAAAGTCATTACTGCCAATATCACTGCTTTCTCTGAAAGGCTTTTGAAGACTGTTTTCCTTGAG GCTGATGAGGAGGAGAAGGAAGATGTAAGGCTAAAGATAGAGGCTGCCATAGCTGCTCTAAATGATCCAGACAGCCCTATGAGCATCTAA